In Atribacterota bacterium, the DNA window AAAGAACTGTTGTTGGTAAATAGTCCTTATTCTCAAGAGGCAATTTATCAGCACCTGGAAGCATTAAATAAGAAAGAAATTCTTTTTTTAATTGACGACTGGGTAGTAGCTTTTCATTTCTGGAATAATCTAATCCATCATGTGATATCATTTCTGGAGCAAAAACATAAGGATTATCCCCTAAAAGCTGGATTTCCTATCATACAGATCAGGAACAAATTTACTGATATACCGGAGGATTTATTCCTTAGACTACTTGATTATTTATCCAAAGATAACAAAATAAAGATAACAAAAGGAATAATTTCTTCTATTAAGCACAGTATTAGTCTGTCAGCCCAAGAGAATAAAATAGTAGATAATATTGTACACTATATTGAAAAAGATATTGAACATTTGCCTGTTGAGAAGGAATTAAAAGACGCTTTTAAAAAAAATACAGAACTCATAGACTATTTAATGGAACAGGGAGAAATTATAAAATTAGAGGATCAGATATGTATAACGCCTTCTGTTTACCGGGAAATGAAAGATAAAATTGTTGATTTTTTAAGAAAAAATAAGCAAATTGCCATCGGTCAGGTGAGGGATTTATTACATATCAGCAGAAAATATATCGTTCCTATATTGACCAGGATGGATGAGGAAGGCATCACCATTAGAAAAGGAAATGAAAGAATCTTAAGACAAGAAGAGTAGATTAATATAGATAGGGAGGTGAGGAGGATGTCCGATAAGAAGAAATTAATGCAGCTGGTTTCTGCTTCTGGTTGAGCAGCAAAATTGAGTTATCAGGATCTCGGGGAGATTCTAAGAAAACTAAACCATATTGTAGATAAAAATTTATTGAGCAGTTTTGAGCATTACGAAGATGCAGCAACCTATCGTATTAATAGCGAAATAGCAGTGATTTTTACTACTGACTTCATCACTCCCATTGTGGATGATCCCTTCACCTTTGGACAGATTGCTGCTGCCAATGCCTTAAGCGATATTTTTGCTATGGGAGGGAAACCCCTGTTAGCCTTAAATATAGTTTGTTTTCCTGATGATAGATTGGATGATCTGGAAGAAATGATAAAAGGTGGCTGTGAAAAGGTAACAGAGGCGGGAGCAATGCTGGTAGGAGGTCATAGTATAAAGGATCGGGAACCAAAATATGGTCTGGCAGTTTTAGGTCTGGTACATCCTGAGAAAATAATAAGAAATAATAATTGCCAGGAAGGGGATAGGTTGATATTAACTAAACCACTGGGGACCGGAATAATAGCCACTGCTTTAAAGGCAGCAGAAATAACCGCATCAGAGGCACAAAAGACAATTAACTGGATGATTAAGCTTAATAGTATTTCTAATTCTATTTTAAATCTGTCTATTAATAGCATGACTGACATTACCGGATTCGGATTTCTGGGGCATCTCAGTGAAATGTTAAAAGATAGTGATGTTGGGGCTGATATTGAGGTAAACAATGTCCCGCTGATAGAGAAGGCATTAGAGCTTTCCCATAAGGATATTATTCCTGGGGGCAGCCTGCTGAATCAAAAAATATTTTCCTGTGGCGTGGAGAAAATGATAGAAATTGATTCAGCTAAAGAAATATTATTATATGATGCCCAGACCTCTGGAGGACTCCTTATTTCGGTTAAGAATAAAGATGTCAGACAGTTGCTGAAGTTATTGACAGAAGAGGGATTTAGCAAGAGTAACATGGTAGGGAGTATCAGGAAGATAGCGACAACTGATAAAAGAATAAGACTGATATAATTTTTAAGGATAGCACTTAATTTAAGGCAAACCATTTTAAATCTGAGGTAAACTAAGTAAATATAATTAATATAGAAAGAGGTTAAAGCAAGAATGCCTAAAAAAAGTTTTACCATAATAGTAATTACCATTATAGCTATCTTTTTAGGGATTGGTTTTCTAATCAGCAGGGTAGGTGGCCATTATTCCAGTCCACCAAAATTATCCGTTTCAGAAGAGATAGGAGATTTAGGAACAATAAAGTCAGACCAACCACAGATCCATATTTTTACCTTAAAAAATGAGGGAGGAGAAACTCTTATTATCGAGAGAGTCCAGGCTCCCTGTGGTTGTACTGCAACTGTATTGTCAGATGAAAATCTCTTACCCGGTAAAACCTCCCAATTGGAGGTTACCTTTAATCCCAGGGGATATGAAGGAGAAGTGATCCAGTCTGTCTATATTTACAGTAATGACCCGGAAACTACCAGAATGAAAATTGCTATCAAGGCGGTTGTGGAGCGTGAACCTTCTCCCAAAATACATATATCTACCACCAAATGGGATCTGGGATTACTCTCAATTGGTAATTCCTCTTCACTCTTGATAAAAGTATCCAATCAGGGTGATTTAGTTTTGGAAATTGAAAATATTGTTCTCCCAGATCAGGTTTCTTATCAACAAGAAGTACCAGAATTTCCACTACTATTGGCTCCCGAGGAGGGAATCGAGCTTAGTTTTGTTTATGATTCCCATGGGCAGGAAAGAGGAGCGATAAGAGAATATATTCGCCTGGTCACCAATGATCCAAATAGAAGAAATGTGACCTTAATGATTGAAGGTTATATAATAGAGAAAGCAGAAATGATTTCTATTCATCCTCTGCAGAAATTTATAATTGCCGAGGAAATGGAAAATAAATGGTATGAAGCAAAATTTTTAATAAAGAATAATAGTGACAGTGAGTTGAGAAACATTTTAATAACTTCCTCTCAGGATTATATTACACCAAATAATCAAGAGATTAGTTTATTGCCAGGAGAGGAGAAAGAAATAACAATTAGAATTGAACAGCAAAGTTTATCTAATGTTGATATTGAGGAAATACTTCAGGAGTATATTTATTTTAAAATAGCAGTTCCGGTAGATATTAACTTTGCTCTACCCTGAGAAATATGTGATGGTGAGGAAATTATAATTTAGTTACTAAGGATGTTATGGAAGAATATATCAAAATATTCAATGCCTTATCTAATAAAACAAGATTACGCATCTTTCTGATTTTGACTGAGGGTGAGCTCTGCGTCTGTGAGCTCACCCGTACTCTGGATATGGAACAATCCAGAATCTCTCACAGCTTAAGAGTATTAAGAGAAGCCAGGTTAATCAACAGCCGTAAAATTGGGAAGTGGATGTTTTATTCAATTAATGAGAATTTAGACTACAGATGGATAGCAGAGAAAATTTCAGATAAAATTCTCATATGGGAAGAAGATAAGAGAAGGCTAAAAGAAGTGAAAAGCAAAAATATTAGAAAAGAGTGTAATTGCTAAGATGCTAAATTCAATGCTCTTATTGCGCAAAATTCTTATGCAATTTATATTTCCACCGGGAGTTATCATTATTGCCATTTTACTGCTCTATTTTCTTTTAATTTATCGTAAGAAAAAGATAGCCACCATATTTACGGTATTTTTAGCTACCCTTTTATTTTTATTGAGTTCCTGGTTAGGAGAACTTCTCTTCCTAAAACCATTGGAAGATAAATATATTTTTAATTCAGGTATATCCAGAGATAGTGTAAATTTTGCCCATCCGGTAATAGTAGTACTGGCTGGAGACTTAGTAACGGGAAGTTTATTAGCAGGTGCAGGTAATGCTGAAGTTGGAGAGATTACCCTGGTACGTCTTTTGGGAGCCTATTTTCTTTATCAGAAAATGGAGTGCCCTATTCTGGTAAGCGGAGGAACTGTTCCCGGCTTTGCTGGGAATATACCAGCGGCTGATAGTATGAAACAATTATTAGTGGACTTAGGGATATCTGCTGAGGATATTCTTAAAGAAACCCAGTCCAGCACTACTGTGGAGAATGCCAGCTTTACACTGGACTTGATTAGAAGATATGGTTTTCAGGAAGTTATTCTGGTAACAAGCGCTGTGCATATGCCCAGGGCAATGTTTGCCTTTCAAAATGATGATATAGTAATTTTCCCTGCTCCGGTAGGTTTCTTATATGAAAATATTCAACCTGGTATAATAAATCTTCTTCCCAACAGTAGTTCCTGGGGACACAATTTAAGAGCATTGCATGAATGGATAGGTTTGCTATATTACAGGATATTCAAGGGGAATCCTTCCCTTTGAGAATCCCTTTATCAGTATATAGTATTAAGTGTATCGCATATTGTAGTTTGTGGTGCTCAGGGAGTATTACTCCATTGGTTGTAAACTTATTATTAAAATTTATTATCTTTGAAGGCTTTCAGGGATATTTTCCCTGATTGCTTTATCTTTTTTGTAAAAGGAGGTTCACATTATGCCAATTTTACAGATAGAGATATTGAAAGGTAGAACAGTAGAACAAAAAAGAGAAATGGTAAAGATGGTTACTGATGCTATTTCAGAAACCCTGAATTGCCCTAAAGAGGCAGTAAGCATTATAATCAGAGAGATGGAATGGGAAAATTATGCCAGAGCTGGTGTGTTAAAGTCGGATAGCAGATAGTAACTAATTTTCCAGTTTTGTTTATAAATATTCAAAAGCATTTAAAGGAGACAAGTTAGTATAATAGTCTTTGATGAGTTAATTGCCATATTTAATAATAAAATAATAGCAATTGCCTTCCTTACCTGGATTGCTAATCAGGCTATTAAGTTAATATTATTTTTTATTACAGAAGGAAAATGGGACTTAAACCGATTTTTTGGAGCGGGCGGAATGCCCAGTACTCATTCTGCGCTTTCAGTCAGTGTGGCAGTCTCGATAGGTTATATAGAGGGTTGGGATTCTGCTTTGTTTGCTCTAGCTAGTGTGTTTGCCATTGTGGTTATGGCTGATGCTGCAGGAGTAAGAAGGGCTACCGGTGAACAAGCCAAAGCATTAAACAAGCTTATGCTGATATTTTTTAAGGAAAACAGACTGAAAAACGGGCGTATGAAAGAATTTATTGGCCATACACCCTTTGAAGTAATTGTAGGAGCGATTATTGGTCTATTAATAGCGACCTTATTTTCTGTCTACTTTTCTTAATAATTTATTGATAAATATTTGTTATTGGTTTTTAGTCTTTGATTCGGGCATAACCTATTAATTAAATTGATATTTTACTAGAAAGAAGGTTATTTTTATGAATTATAAGTTAAGTGAAAAAGAAATCAATGAGTTAAAAAAGGCACAGCAAGATGAGCTGGTAGGGGAACAAGTCTACGGAAGGTTAGCTAAATTAGTTAAAGACCCACGTAACTCAAAAATATTAGCAAAGATTTCCAATGATGAGAAAGAACACGCCCAAATATTTAAGAAATATACTAAAGTGGATTTAAAAGTAGATAAGTTAAGAGTGTTTTTTTATGTTTTTATATCCCGGGTATTTGGCCTGACCTTTGGTGTTAAATTACAGGAAAAAGGGGAAGAGCAGGCACAAAAGAATTACAAGCAAATGCTTAAGGCTATACCAGAAATGAAAGAAATAATTGAAGCCGAAGAAAAACATGAAGTCGAATTGATTAATATGATTAATGAAGAAAAACTTACTTATATGAGTTCAGTGGTTCTAGGCTTGAATGATGCTCTGGTAGAACTGACGGGTGCCCTGGCTGGTTTTACCTTATCCATTCAGAACTCAAGAATAATAGCTCTCCTGGGATTAATTACCGGTATTTCTGCCTCTCTTTCAATGGCAGCAAGTGAATATCTTTCAACCAAAGCGGAGCCAGATCCGAAAGAACAAGAAAGAGCAGGCAAATCAGCGTTTTACACCGGAATTGCTTATATTTTGACAGTTATAGCTTTAATTACGCCTTATTTTTTAATTAGCAATTATTTCTACAGTCTCGCTATGACTATTATAATAGCACTGGTCATTATTTTTGTTTTTAATTATTATATTTCTGTAGCCAACGATTATAATTTTAAGAAAAGATTTATGGAGATGGCTTTTATCAGTATTGGTGTGGCTGCTCTTTCCTTCATTATAGGCTATTTAGTTAAAACTTTTTTAGGTTTTGAATTATAGTTAGCATACATTTTATTTCCATTAATAGGCATTATTAAGCAAATTATTTTTAATAAATTTTTAATTTTGTTATTGACATTTGATAAGTTAATAGATATTCTATAGAGAAATTAATTTTAAAAGTATAGGTTATGTTAAAAGATATAAATATTTTTAAATCACAAACAAACAATATTGATAGTTCATATTATTTCTTCTACTTTATTCCAGAGGTAAACGCCTTTGGGGATTGGTAGAGGGTTATAACAAGTCTCTGAAAAAAACCACAGGCATTTACCTCGGTAAAAGCCTGTGGTTTTTATTTTTATATAGCCACGGGTGATTAATTCATTCGTGGTTTTTTTATTTTGAGCAGAAAGGAGAAAAGATCATGTAAAAACTTAAGGGGATAGAAAAATTATAGGGCAGTTTTATTACTAGAAGTAAGTCTACAATTGTGAAAAAATTTATTTGTTTTAAAAATTAAAAACATTAAGGAGATAGTTATGAGAAGGAATATTTTGGGATTAATTACTGTTCTCACAGTATGTATATTAATAGCAAGTTTTACCTTAAGTGTAATAGCTCAAGTGGATATTGAAGATGCCAAAAAAACTGTTATAACCTGGGCTGATGATAATGCCAGTCGTATCAGTGATATTTCTTATCAGCTCTGGGAATTTGCTGAAATTGGACTGAAAGAGTTTAAATCATCTGATCTATTGGTCAGTGAGTTAGAACAGAATGGTTTTAGTGTAGAACGAGGATTAGCTGGGATGCCTACCAGTTTTGTGGGAACTTACACACACGGAACAGGAAAACCAGTCATTGGAATTCTTGCTGAGTACGATGCCCTACCCAATGGACATAGCTGTGGTCATAATCTATTTGGTGCTGGCAGTGTAGCAGGTGCCATAGTTTTAAAAGAGGCCATGGAAAAGCATAATATTGACGGTACCGTAAAGCTGTTTGGAACTCCCACTGAGGATACCCATGGCGGAAAGGTCTGGATGGCTCGAGAGGGTGTCTTTGATGGATGTGATGTATTCTTAAGTTGGCATTCTGGTACTAAAAATGAATCTAATTATGGTTCTAATCTGGCAGTGCAGATTTTAGAAGTAAATTATAAGGGAATCAGCTCTCATGCTGGTGCCGCACCAGAAAAGGGTCGTTCAGCTTTGGATGGACTAACTATAAGTTCTATTGCTATGGAGTTTTTAAGGGAACACATGATTGAACCCATGAGAATCCAGTATATTATTACCAATGGAGGTCAGGCACCCAATTCTGTCCCGGAATACACGCAAATGAGATTAGTTATTCGTGGACCAATGATGAAAGATATTGATGAACTACGATCTAGAGAAGGCGGAGTGGATGACTGTCTACGTGCTGGAGCATTGGCTAGTGGTACAGACGTAACCATGCAGGTAGTTGGCGCTTTCTATAACAAGATACCTAACAAGAGAGGATCAGACTTAGTAATTGAAAATATGAAGTATATTGGGGCACCGACTTTTACTGAAGAAGAGGAACAATTAGTTAAATCTATCGCTGAAAAACATAACACCCCTTTGGGTAAGTTGGATAGTTCTATACATGAACCGATAGACGATACCTCAAAAGCTTCTGCTGATACCGGTGATGTCAGTTATATAGCACCACTAATATCTTTTAATGCTACCACTGAAGCGCTTGATACACCCGGTCATAGCTCAGCTAAAAACGAACAGATGGGTACCTCTATCGGTTGGAAAGGAACTATATTTGCAACGAAAGTATTTGGTTGTACTGGTCTTGATCTTCTTACCGATGAGACAAAATTAACCGCTATCCAGAATGAATTTCAGGAGAGAATGGTGGGTGTTGATTATCATCCGGTCATACCAGCTGATTTATGGCCTCCTATTCCCAAAGAAAATCCTTCTGATTTCAAAGGACCTGCTGTGCCAGTATTCCCGGAACCAAAAGTACCAGAATCTCTTCTCTACTGGAAAACAAAATAAGGTGATTTAATTATCTGAGACAAGCAGATATTAAAAAGTAAGATAGACGGAGCTTAACCATAAATAAGTTTCGTCTATCTTTTATAGAAAATATAATTTATCAATTAATAGAGACGTTTATTAATTGACAGGGATATTTTAGTAATATATAATCTAATTTAGAAGATACTAAAATGAAAGAGATAAATCAATGGATAGTATATTAGAAGTTTTTAAGGCTTTATCTGATAAAAACCGCTATAATCTCCTGAAGTTGTTATTGAAACATGACCTTTGTGTCCGCGCCTTATCTATTAGATTGAATATTTCAGAATCTGCGATATCCCAGCATTTAAAAATTTTACGAGAGGCTGGTGTAGCTAAAGGGGATAAAAGGGGATATTATACCCATTATTATATTAACAGAAAAGTTTTAGAAGAAGTTGCTAAACATATTCTCGAGCTGTCCCAAATAAACTCAATTGAAGATGAACTTTCTCAAAAAATGTCTAAAAACCACCTTAATTACGGGAGGAGTAGAGGAGAAATAAAAAAAAACAATTGCCAGCATCCTGAATTAAGACCAAAAAATAAGAAGTGGAGTCAATAACAGATTCAGAAATGTCATGGTGATATAAAATCATCCCTTTGAATTCAGCAGGAACACCAAGAAAAAAATAATTCTATGAAGCAATAAGCCAACATTGAAAAGGAGAATCATTTTATGTGGCTTTTCTACCTAACAGGTATCTTGTTATTGTTATCTTTTTTCTTTGATTATTCTAAATCCAAAAAAGCTATTATATTGGCTTATCGGAGATTTCTCATTATTTTTCCCTCTTTTCTGATTATGCTTATCCTGGTATCCATTATCTTATTTCTTTTTCCCCAGGAAAAAATTGTTACCTATCTTAGTTATGGAAGCAATATGGTAAATATTATTCTAGCAGCTCTGGTTGGTTCGATAACAGCTGTGCCAGGATTTATCGCCTTTCCCTTAGCCGGAATATTAAAGGATAATGGGATTTCCTATACTATTATTGCTGCGTTTACCACTACTCTAATGATGGTTGGAACCATAACTTTCCCGGTTGAGGTTACCTATCTGGGTAAAAGAGTTGCTCTTATCCGTAATATTATTAGTTTTATCATTGCCATAATTGTAGCCTTGTTGATAGGTCTTTATTTTGGCGAGGTTGCCCTATGAAAGAACAAAATAAGAAAGAGAAGAATAAGATCAAAGGAAATCTATTTTTTATTACTATTTTAGCCTATTTTATATATATTATTTATTCCTATGTATTTAATATTTCCTCTGGAATTGAGATTGGTACCAACTTAATATCTTTTTTATCTTCTATGAGTAGAATATTACCCTGTGCTTTTATCTTGATTGGTTTATTTGAAGTCTGGGTACCCAGGGAAAGAGTTGAAAAGCATTTGGGATACCAAGGTGGTTTTCAGGGATATATCTGGGCTATTATTTTGGCAGGAACTATGGCCGGGGGTTTATTAGTTGCCTTACCGGTATCGTCTGCCTTATATCGTAAGGGTGCACGGTTAAGTGTTATCTTTACTTTTCTGGGCGCCTCTGCTGTAGTTAGAATCCCCATGACTCTGTTTGAAGCATCCTTTTTAGGAGCTGAATTCACAGTTATACGCTGGACAGTATCTATACCATTAATTATTATCTCATCCCTTCTCCTGGAAAAATATTTGTCTAAAGAGCAATTTGATGTAAAATAAATACTATAATATAGTAAGAATGATATAATAATAATAAGTTATGAGATGTTGATTCTAGCGAACATATAGATTAATTGTAATGCTAAGCAAAGAAGGAGTAGATAGATGGAAAAGTCAGAAGTTTATTTTACCAATTTAAGGGCAAAACCAGGAAATAATTTACTGGATAAATTAAATAATTTAGTTAAGAAGGCTGGGATAAAAAATATTTATTTTAAAGAGAAATTTGTTGCTTTAAAGATACATTTTGGGGAAGCAGGTAATCTTGCCTATATCAGACCAAATTATGTTGCTCGTATTGTTCAGTTAATAAAAGAATGTGGGGGATTCCCCTTTCTTACTGATGCCAACACCCTCTATCATGGTAAAAGAGCAAATGCTGTTGATCATCTAAATACCGCCATGGAGAATGGCTTTAATCGTATAGCGGTTAGTTGTGATGTAATTATAGCCGATGGATTAAAGGGGACTGAATATAGAGAAATTAAGATAGATAAAAAACACTGTCGAGCTCCTAAGATCGGATCGGCGATTACCGATTCCGATATAATAATTTCTCTTACTCATTTTAAAGGTCATGAACTGACTGGTTTTGGGGGTACCTTGAAAAATTTAGGTATGGGAAGTGGTTCACGAGCCGGTAAAATGGAAATGCATTCCACCTCAAAACCCAGGATTAAGATGGAAAATTGTGTAAGTTGTGGGTACTGTATTAAGAATTGCTCCCAGGGAGCAATTCATTTTAATAGAAATAAAAAAGCGGAAATTGACTATCAAAAATGTATCGGGTGTGGTCAATGTGTGGCAATATGCCAGTATAGTGCTGCAGTGGCAGGCTCTGACGCTTCAGGAGCAATTGTACAGGAAAAAATTATGGAATATGCCTATGCTGTGTTAAAAGATAAACCGCATTTTCATATCAGCTTCATTATGAATGTTTCTCCTTTCTGTGACTGCTGGAGCTATAACGATATGGCTATTGTGCCAGATATAGGAATGGCAGCCTCCTTTGATCCGGTAGCCCTGGATAAGGCCTGTGTGGATTTAGTGAATGAAGCTACTATGACTCAGAAGTCTGTTCTGGAAGAACGTAATTACCGGAAAGGAGAAGATAAATTTCATTATGTACATCCCGATACTGACTGGAAAGTGGGATTGAGGTATGCTGAAGAATTAGGATTAGGTAGTCAGAATTATAATTTAGTCATAGTACCTTAATAAATAGAATTATTGTGCAATCCCTTACTCTTATTTATCATTTATTATTTATTATTATCTACGATCTCTTTCCAGGTCATAAATTATTTTTTCCAGATACCATTCTTCTGAT includes these proteins:
- a CDS encoding VIT1/CCC1 transporter family protein, translated to MNYKLSEKEINELKKAQQDELVGEQVYGRLAKLVKDPRNSKILAKISNDEKEHAQIFKKYTKVDLKVDKLRVFFYVFISRVFGLTFGVKLQEKGEEQAQKNYKQMLKAIPEMKEIIEAEEKHEVELINMINEEKLTYMSSVVLGLNDALVELTGALAGFTLSIQNSRIIALLGLITGISASLSMAASEYLSTKAEPDPKEQERAGKSAFYTGIAYILTVIALITPYFLISNYFYSLAMTIIIALVIIFVFNYYISVANDYNFKKRFMEMAFISIGVAALSFIIGYLVKTFLGFEL
- a CDS encoding DUF362 domain-containing protein — translated: MEKSEVYFTNLRAKPGNNLLDKLNNLVKKAGIKNIYFKEKFVALKIHFGEAGNLAYIRPNYVARIVQLIKECGGFPFLTDANTLYHGKRANAVDHLNTAMENGFNRIAVSCDVIIADGLKGTEYREIKIDKKHCRAPKIGSAITDSDIIISLTHFKGHELTGFGGTLKNLGMGSGSRAGKMEMHSTSKPRIKMENCVSCGYCIKNCSQGAIHFNRNKKAEIDYQKCIGCGQCVAICQYSAAVAGSDASGAIVQEKIMEYAYAVLKDKPHFHISFIMNVSPFCDCWSYNDMAIVPDIGMAASFDPVALDKACVDLVNEATMTQKSVLEERNYRKGEDKFHYVHPDTDWKVGLRYAEELGLGSQNYNLVIVP
- a CDS encoding divergent PAP2 family protein encodes the protein MIAIAFLTWIANQAIKLILFFITEGKWDLNRFFGAGGMPSTHSALSVSVAVSIGYIEGWDSALFALASVFAIVVMADAAGVRRATGEQAKALNKLMLIFFKENRLKNGRMKEFIGHTPFEVIVGAIIGLLIATLFSVYFS
- a CDS encoding DUF1573 domain-containing protein; translated protein: MPKKSFTIIVITIIAIFLGIGFLISRVGGHYSSPPKLSVSEEIGDLGTIKSDQPQIHIFTLKNEGGETLIIERVQAPCGCTATVLSDENLLPGKTSQLEVTFNPRGYEGEVIQSVYIYSNDPETTRMKIAIKAVVEREPSPKIHISTTKWDLGLLSIGNSSSLLIKVSNQGDLVLEIENIVLPDQVSYQQEVPEFPLLLAPEEGIELSFVYDSHGQERGAIREYIRLVTNDPNRRNVTLMIEGYIIEKAEMISIHPLQKFIIAEEMENKWYEAKFLIKNNSDSELRNILITSSQDYITPNNQEISLLPGEEKEITIRIEQQSLSNVDIEEILQEYIYFKIAVPVDINFALP
- a CDS encoding 2-hydroxymuconate tautomerase family protein, which translates into the protein MPILQIEILKGRTVEQKREMVKMVTDAISETLNCPKEAVSIIIREMEWENYARAGVLKSDSR
- the selD gene encoding selenide, water dikinase SelD; the protein is MSYQDLGEILRKLNHIVDKNLLSSFEHYEDAATYRINSEIAVIFTTDFITPIVDDPFTFGQIAAANALSDIFAMGGKPLLALNIVCFPDDRLDDLEEMIKGGCEKVTEAGAMLVGGHSIKDREPKYGLAVLGLVHPEKIIRNNNCQEGDRLILTKPLGTGIIATALKAAEITASEAQKTINWMIKLNSISNSILNLSINSMTDITGFGFLGHLSEMLKDSDVGADIEVNNVPLIEKALELSHKDIIPGGSLLNQKIFSCGVEKMIEIDSAKEILLYDAQTSGGLLISVKNKDVRQLLKLLTEEGFSKSNMVGSIRKIATTDKRIRLI
- a CDS encoding amidohydrolase, with the translated sequence MRRNILGLITVLTVCILIASFTLSVIAQVDIEDAKKTVITWADDNASRISDISYQLWEFAEIGLKEFKSSDLLVSELEQNGFSVERGLAGMPTSFVGTYTHGTGKPVIGILAEYDALPNGHSCGHNLFGAGSVAGAIVLKEAMEKHNIDGTVKLFGTPTEDTHGGKVWMAREGVFDGCDVFLSWHSGTKNESNYGSNLAVQILEVNYKGISSHAGAAPEKGRSALDGLTISSIAMEFLREHMIEPMRIQYIITNGGQAPNSVPEYTQMRLVIRGPMMKDIDELRSREGGVDDCLRAGALASGTDVTMQVVGAFYNKIPNKRGSDLVIENMKYIGAPTFTEEEEQLVKSIAEKHNTPLGKLDSSIHEPIDDTSKASADTGDVSYIAPLISFNATTEALDTPGHSSAKNEQMGTSIGWKGTIFATKVFGCTGLDLLTDETKLTAIQNEFQERMVGVDYHPVIPADLWPPIPKENPSDFKGPAVPVFPEPKVPESLLYWKTK
- a CDS encoding metalloregulator ArsR/SmtB family transcription factor, with the translated sequence MDSILEVFKALSDKNRYNLLKLLLKHDLCVRALSIRLNISESAISQHLKILREAGVAKGDKRGYYTHYYINRKVLEEVAKHILELSQINSIEDELSQKMSKNHLNYGRSRGEIKKNNCQHPELRPKNKKWSQ
- a CDS encoding metalloregulator ArsR/SmtB family transcription factor; protein product: MEEYIKIFNALSNKTRLRIFLILTEGELCVCELTRTLDMEQSRISHSLRVLREARLINSRKIGKWMFYSINENLDYRWIAEKISDKILIWEEDKRRLKEVKSKNIRKECNC
- a CDS encoding permease → MKEQNKKEKNKIKGNLFFITILAYFIYIIYSYVFNISSGIEIGTNLISFLSSMSRILPCAFILIGLFEVWVPRERVEKHLGYQGGFQGYIWAIILAGTMAGGLLVALPVSSALYRKGARLSVIFTFLGASAVVRIPMTLFEASFLGAEFTVIRWTVSIPLIIISSLLLEKYLSKEQFDVK
- a CDS encoding YdcF family protein; protein product: MLNSMLLLRKILMQFIFPPGVIIIAILLLYFLLIYRKKKIATIFTVFLATLLFLLSSWLGELLFLKPLEDKYIFNSGISRDSVNFAHPVIVVLAGDLVTGSLLAGAGNAEVGEITLVRLLGAYFLYQKMECPILVSGGTVPGFAGNIPAADSMKQLLVDLGISAEDILKETQSSTTVENASFTLDLIRRYGFQEVILVTSAVHMPRAMFAFQNDDIVIFPAPVGFLYENIQPGIINLLPNSSSWGHNLRALHEWIGLLYYRIFKGNPSL